Within bacterium, the genomic segment ATAGAAAATGCGGAAAAGAGCGTAGACGAATCTGTACGCCTCCTGCGTTTTCGGATCGCGGTACTCGCGCTCGTCCTCTTCCGTCGGCGTCTCGTCCGATCGGCTGGCGGTGGGCGCTCCCACCGCCTCGGCGAATCTGATGGTGTAAAACACGTAGTAACTGGTCGAGAAGGTGCTCGAAAGAAAGGCGCAGAGCGATAGAAGATAAAGCAGCGACGAGCCGCCTTCCACCACAACCGCCGCGGCCATCGAAAGAAACACGGCCAGCCCCACCAGGAAATCCGTCACGCTGTCCAGGAAGCGTCCAAGCCGATCCATACGGCCGCGCGCGCGGGCGAGCGCGCCGTCCGCGCTGTCAAGTACGTTTTTCATATGGTAAAAGAAAAACGGGAAAAACCGCCATGGCCAGGGCAGCCCCAGCGCGATGAGTCCGGCTGCAAGAAACCCCGCGAGCATCGAGAAAAGCGTGATGCTCGCGGGAGTGATGTCGGTGCGAACGAGCCTCGGCACGAAAAGCGCGGCGATCGGAACGCCGAAGAGCGCGCTCACGTCGAAAAACGCGTTTTCACCGAACTTTGCGGGCGGTTTTGGATCGGAATTCAAGTCGTGTAATTTTAGCCTGTCGAAAGCGTTTTTCCATCTTCGGAACGCATCGCGGCGCGCGCGGGGTATAATGTTCTGCACTTCGCAACAAGAGGTATCCAGGTGGCGTTATTTTCGAGATTGATCATGGTTTCGACCGCTTTTGCGGCGGCTGTTTTTCTGGTTGCGGCCTCGCCGTCGCACGATTCGACCGCCGGGCCGCAGGTATTCCGGCTGCCGTCCGGCATTTCAGATGCCGATGTGGTTGACCGCGGGCTGATCGTCAGGTTCAGGGACGGGGCGCGGACTGCGAGCGCAATCGGCCCGGACCGCGGAATCAGCGCGGTCAAAACGGTTTCCCCCGGAAGAAAATTCCCCTTCGGATTCACGCTTGTC encodes:
- a CDS encoding CDP-alcohol phosphatidyltransferase family protein; translation: MNSDPKPPAKFGENAFFDVSALFGVPIAALFVPRLVRTDITPASITLFSMLAGFLAAGLIALGLPWPWRFFPFFFYHMKNVLDSADGALARARGRMDRLGRFLDSVTDFLVGLAVFLSMAAAVVVEGGSSLLYLLSLCAFLSSTFSTSYYVFYTIRFAEAVGAPTASRSDETPTEEDEREYRDPKTQEAYRFVYALFRIFYLWQDRLAKKLDDAVFERIIHLRSRDGFISKGRYEIRGYYTDKKLLFLTSFVGLGCHIFFGSVAILFEWYVSYFLFTIAWSFAWIVILVRLRYRRFLTAPIYIEELEGEAEGEVA